Proteins from one Longimicrobium sp. genomic window:
- a CDS encoding MotA/TolQ/ExbB proton channel family protein: MDIAKIWADTGMVNRGIVIFLILMSIASLTVAIWKWLQFRKMAVATKQFAPAFSAALESENIPEALALADQYPKSHVARVLGESLREVAPLLGDPRAAGAAIVSCERSVEREQILLANELKSGLGVLATIGSTAPFVGLLGTTLGIVNSFMGMAEKGGGLEAVSGGIAEALIATAIGLVAAIPAVWLYNYFTAKLDTLFSELAYAGREMIDWMMTRQARRELTGGASSYGD, encoded by the coding sequence ATGGATATTGCGAAGATTTGGGCCGACACGGGCATGGTCAACCGTGGCATCGTGATCTTCCTCATCCTGATGAGCATCGCGTCGCTGACGGTGGCCATCTGGAAGTGGCTGCAGTTCCGCAAGATGGCGGTCGCCACCAAGCAGTTCGCCCCGGCCTTCTCGGCGGCGCTGGAGAGCGAGAACATCCCGGAGGCGCTGGCCCTGGCCGACCAGTACCCCAAGAGCCACGTGGCCCGCGTGCTGGGCGAGTCGCTTCGCGAGGTGGCCCCGCTGCTGGGCGACCCCCGCGCCGCCGGCGCCGCCATCGTGTCGTGCGAACGCTCCGTGGAGCGTGAGCAGATCCTGCTGGCCAACGAGCTGAAGAGCGGCCTGGGCGTGCTGGCCACCATCGGCTCCACCGCCCCGTTCGTGGGCCTTCTGGGCACCACGCTGGGCATCGTGAACTCGTTCATGGGCATGGCCGAAAAGGGCGGCGGCCTCGAGGCCGTGTCGGGCGGTATCGCCGAGGCGCTGATCGCCACGGCCATCGGCCTGGTGGCGGCCATCCCCGCGGTGTGGCTGTACAACTACTTCACGGCCAAGCTCGACACGCTGTTCTCGGAGCTGGCCTACGCCGGCCGCGAAATGATCGACTGGATGATGACGCGCCAGGCACGCCGTGAGCTCACGGGCGGCGCCTCCTCCTACGGAGACTAA
- a CDS encoding biopolymer transporter ExbD, which produces MAGGSFGGSPLPRVAGITSEVTSDINVTPMIDVMLVLLIIFMVVTPALGYEAKLPKAKTAAPEKEERITLGIDNKGKYYIEDVPNPGPIPLAELEGRLRTEYQKRPEDHILYLKADNGVQYGVVLSAIDAARNAGVRRIGTITELPEGAKVTRK; this is translated from the coding sequence ATGGCGGGTGGATCTTTCGGCGGCTCGCCGCTGCCACGGGTGGCGGGGATCACCTCTGAGGTGACCTCGGACATCAACGTGACGCCGATGATCGACGTGATGCTGGTGCTGCTGATCATCTTCATGGTGGTCACCCCGGCCCTGGGCTACGAGGCGAAGCTGCCCAAGGCCAAGACGGCGGCGCCCGAAAAGGAAGAGCGCATCACGCTGGGCATCGACAACAAGGGCAAGTACTACATCGAGGACGTCCCCAACCCGGGGCCGATCCCGCTGGCCGAGCTGGAGGGGCGCCTTCGCACGGAGTACCAGAAGCGCCCGGAGGACCACATCCTGTACCTGAAGGCCGACAACGGCGTGCAGTACGGGGTGGTCCTGAGCGCCATCGACGCGGCCCGCAACGCCGGGGTGCGCCGCATCGGCACCATCACCGAACTGCCCGAGGGCGCCAAGGTTACGCGCAAGTAG
- a CDS encoding biopolymer transporter ExbD, giving the protein MAMGVGGSKGGSMSEINMTPMIDVLLVLLIIFMVVQQGLQRGLSVQVPPPKEKEEISQKPPDDEQIVLEVLPGPAYQVNRQPVEAANLESFLRDVFAQRARKVIFVKGADELSYGDVIRAVDASRAADIAIVGLVPRATTGPATVTPAQ; this is encoded by the coding sequence ATGGCAATGGGAGTTGGCGGAAGCAAGGGCGGCTCGATGAGCGAGATCAACATGACGCCCATGATCGACGTGCTGCTGGTGCTGCTGATCATCTTCATGGTGGTGCAGCAGGGCCTTCAGCGCGGCCTGAGCGTTCAGGTGCCGCCGCCGAAGGAAAAGGAAGAGATTTCGCAGAAGCCGCCCGACGACGAGCAGATCGTGCTCGAAGTTCTGCCGGGTCCGGCGTACCAGGTCAACCGGCAGCCGGTGGAGGCCGCGAACCTGGAGTCGTTCCTGCGCGACGTGTTTGCGCAGCGTGCCCGCAAGGTGATCTTCGTCAAGGGCGCGGATGAGCTTTCGTACGGCGACGTGATCCGGGCCGTAGACGCCAGCCGCGCGGCCGACATCGCCATCGTGGGCCTGGTGCCGCGCGCGACGACCGGCCCGGCCACGGTAACGCCGGCGCAGTAA